TCCGACTTCGGTTCAAGTGTGGTCATTGGTGGTACTCCTCTCTTGAGGGAGCGAGTATGACCGCACTCCCCAAGCTGGATTGGAAATCACACCGCTTTGTTAAACGAAGTACGCACGTTCTGCCTCCCGCTTGACCCCCACCGCTTCCCTGCGGCAGACTTCCCGCAGGCGTCGATCCGCAGGAGTACCGCGCCACGCACCCAGGAGCGAGCCTGAGACGGTGAGAGTCAGGCGGGGCCAGCAGCGCGGGAAGGGCGGCGGGGAGTCTGTTCAAAGTCACAAAAGTGCCAGCGTTGGCGAATTGCCGGGCTGGAACTGGGGTGGAACCGCGTGGAGCATGACTTCTGCGTCCCCAGGCGAGCACTTCGCCGGGGCCGTTCTCTTTTGCCTCCCCGGCGGGTGCGGAAAGGAGAGGTTATGCCCGCACAGTCGATGGAAGAACTCGTCAGCCTCTGCAAGCGCCGGGGATTTATCTTTCAGGGCTCGGAGATTTACGGCGGCCTGCAAGGCTTCTACGACTACGGCCCCCTCGGCGTGGAGCTGAAGAACAACCTCAAGGCCGCGTGGTGGCGCACGAACGTCTACGAGCGCGACGACATGGAGGGCCTCGACGCTTCCATCATCATGCACCGCCTCGTCCTGCGCCACTCCGGCCACGAGGCCACCTTCAGCGACCCGATGGTGGACAACAAGAAGAACAACAAACGGTATCGCCTCGACCACCTTGTCAAGGACCAGAAGGCGGACGTGATCGCGCGGGTCGCGGATGGCATCGGAGAGAGCGCCGAGAACTTCCCGGCAGTGGTAGCGGCGCTCGTGGCGAATCCTGCGAGGGCGTCCGAAGCCCTGATTGCGGCGGGCGTGCGCGACCCCTTTTCCGGCGAGGTGGGCGACTGGACCGCCCCGAAGCCCTTTAACATGATGTTCAGGACGACCATCGGCCCGGTCGCCGACGAGGACAGTTACGGCTACCTGCGGCCCGAGACGGCGCAGGGGATCTTCACCAACTTCAAGAACGTGGTGGACTCGACCAGCCGTCGCCTCCCTTTTGGCATCGCGCAGATCGGCAAGGCGTTCCGCAACGAGATCACGCCGCGCAACTTCATCTTCCGCGTCCGCGAGCTGGAACAGATGGAGATCGAGTTCTTCTGCGTCCCCGGCACCGACGAGGATTGGCACGAGAAGTGGCTCCAGGCCCGTCTCGCCTGGTGGGAGGCTCAGGGTGTGCCGCGGGGGAAGATTCAGATTCTCGACGTGCCGAAAGAAGACCTGGCCCACTACTCCAAGCGCACCTACGACCTGATGTACGACTACCCCACGCTCGGTTACGAGGAGATCGAGGGCATCGCCAACCGCACCGACTTCGACCTGGGTTCGCACACGAAGGCGCAGGGGGAACTCGGCCTCCAGGCGCGCGTGGAGGAAAACCTCGATTCGGTCGCCAAGCTGACCATCCCCCACCCCGAGACGAACAAACCCGTCGTGCCCTTCGTGATTGAGCCCTCGGCGGGCGTGGACCGGGCGATGCTCGCGGTGCTGAGCGAGGCGTTCACCAAGGAGACGCTGGAGAACGGCAACGAGCGAATCGTGCTCAAGCTCAGGCCCCACCTGGCGCCGATCAAGGTGGCCGTCATCCCCCTCGCCCGCAACCGGGAGGAGATCACGTCGGTCGCCAAGGCGATCAAGGCCGAACTTCAGGGGCTGGGCCTGGGCCGCGTGCTGTACGAGGACAGCGGCAACATCGGTAAGTCCTACCGCCGCCACGACGAGGTGGGCACGCCCTACTGTGTGACCGTGGACTTCGACACCGTGGGCAAGGGGGAGGACCCGAGCCTGACCGACACGGTGACGGTGCGCGACCGGGACACGTTGGGGCAGGAGCGGGTGAAGATCAGCGAGTTGGCGGGGTGGATTCGGGAGCGGCTCCGCTGATGCCGGAGCGGCTAACCGTCTTCCTGATCGTAGACAACGAGCCGGACGCCGAGGATGACTTCTACGCCCTGACCGGCGTGGTGGAGCGGGAGGGCGAAGAGGAAGTCTGGCGTGGGCAGGAAGGTCGCTGGCTTCCGCTGGACCCAGACTGGCGCCAGCGGCGGCGGGAGGTGACGGAGGACGTGCGTGATCTGCTCGGTCCCGCCGACTACTTCCTGCCCGTCGTGGTGCGGCCCCTGCCAGACGGCCTGCTAGACGGAGTGCCGCTGGGCTGGAAACTTCCTCTCTGAACATCCTCACATGCCCCACTCAAGGGCGGGGTTTTGCTCGTATGCTCAGCTATGCTCAAGATGAAAGCCGCCTGCGAGCATTGCCGGACGCCTCTGACCGCAGACGGCGAAGCGACGATCTGCTCCTTTGAGTGCACCTTCTGCCCGGCCTGTGCCGAGGCGATGGATCACGTCTGTCCCAACTGTGGAGGTGAGCTGGTCACGCGGCCCCGGCGAACCCGCTCACTCGTTTCGGCGGCCATAGGCCGGTTCACGCGGCGCTGAGAGGAAACGGGCACAACCCGGCATCCCGCTCCCCCTCGACCTCAGCGGGAGGGAGAAGGCATCGTCCCAGCAGGATTGCTGGTCACACGCCCCCTCACCCCGGCCCTCTCTGCAAGCAGCTCTACGAGTCCCGCAGGGGGAGAGGGAGAAAAGAAGCGGGAGCTGTTGCGCTATTCAAAACGTCTCTCCGGACGTCCGATGAGTGGCGGAGAGTGGACGGTCCTGGCCCACGGCCCCGCCTTGCTCGCGCAGCGAGACGGTGGGGTGGCGACTGGGACGCGACAAGATCACACCTTGCGTTCAGAAGAACCTAACCACCCGCACCGCCCGTGTGTCCTTGCCTAGCGCAGCGCCGCTCCCCCAGCCCCCTCCGGGGGTAGGGGGCTGGGGGGTGGGAGCCAACCGTGGCAAGTCGCCCGGCCAACCACAGAACCATTTCTCTGCCACCCAGAGAACTAACGAAGGTCCCCACAACACCTCCGCCTGCTTTCCCCTACCCTGATCCCATGACCCCCGACCTCGCCACCCTCCGCGCCCTGGACGCCCGCGACCCCCTAGCCTCCAAACGGGGCGAGTTCCTGATCCCAGGCGGCGTGACCTACCTCGACGGCAACAGCCTCGGCGTGCTGCCCGCCCGCGTGCCGGAACGGGTGGAGAAGGTGGTGCGCGAGGAATGGGGCCAGGACCTGATCCGCTCTTGGAATACACACGGCTGGATCAATCTGCCCGCCCGCGTCGGAGCACGCATCGCGCGGCTCATCGGCGCCGACGCGGACGAGGTGGTCGCCGCCGACAGCACGAGCGTGAACCTCTTCAAGGTGCTCGCGGCAGCCATACACGTGAGTGCGGGACGGGACCCCAAGCGGCGTGTGATCCTGGCCGACGAGGGCAACTTCCCCACCGACCTCTACATCGCGCAGGGTCTCGCCGGACTCGTTGGCGAGGCACGGGCGGAGGTGCGGCTGGTGTCCACGGACGCCATCGCGGACGCCGTGACCGACGACACCGCCGTCGTGATGCTCACCCAGGTCGATTACCGCACGGGCGAGCGCCACCACCTTCGGGAGATGACCCGGCACGTCCACGAGCGGGGCGCCCTCATCATCTGGGACCTCGCCCACAGCGCCGGGGCCTTCCCGGTGGACCTGAACGGGGCGGGGGCAGACTTCGCGGTCGGCTGCGGGTACAAGTACCTGAACGGGGGACCGGGGGCGCCCGCCTTCCTGTACGTCGCGCGCCGTCACCAGCCCCACGCCCCGAACGTGCTCAGCGGCTGGATGGGCCACGCCTCCCCCTTCGAGTTCACCTCGCGGTACACGGGCGCGTCCGGCATCCGCCAGTACCAGACGGGCACGCCGAGCATCCTGGCCCTGAGCGCCCTCGACGCCGCGCTGGAGGTCTTCGAGGACGTGGACCTCGCCCAGCTCCGCGACAAGTCCCTGAGCCTCACCCGCACCTTTATCGACCTGATGGGGCCCCTCTGCGCCCGGCACGGCTTCCGGCTCGTCACCCCCGAGGACGACGAGCGGCGCGGCAGCCAGGTCAGCTACGCCCACCCGCACGGCTATGAGGTCATGCAGGCCCTGATCGCGGCGGGGGTGATCGGCGACTTCCGCGCGCCCGATCTGCTGCGCTTCGGCTTCACCCCGCTCTACACCAGCCACGAGGACGTGTGGCACGCGGTGCAGACCCTCGACATCATCATGCGCGAGGGCCGCTGGCAGGACGCCCGCTACGCCGAACGGAACGCGGTGACCTGAGATGAGCCACACCCCCGACCCCGACTCTCCCGAGCGGGCCCGGGCCGACTTCACCCGCTCGCTCTCCTACGGGGACTACCTGCACCTCGACACGCTGCTGAGCGCGCACCAGCCGCTCACGGACGCCCACGACGAACACCTCTTCATCGCCGTGCACCACGTCTCGGAGGTCTGGCTGCACCTGATCAACGTGGAGTTGCGGGCGGCGATGCGGGACCTGGAGGCGGGCGTGGTGGACGCGCCGCTCAAGGGCCTGACCCGGGTGGTCCGCGCCCTGGAGCAACTGACCCAGGCGTGGGAAGTGCTCAAGACGATGACCCCCGCCGATTACCTCCAGTTCCGGGGGGCCTTCGGGGCGGCGTCAGGCTTCCAGTCGGCGAATTACCGGACGATGGAATTTCTGCTCGGCAACCGGCACGCCGCGCTGCTCCGCCCGCACGCGCACCGTCCGGACATCCACGGGCCGCTCGAAGCCGACTTCCACGCGCCCAGCCTCTACGACCTCGCCCTGCGCCTGCTGCCCGAGCGCGGTCTGCCCATCCCCGACGGGGTGCTGCACCGCGACCGCACCCAGCCGCCCACCCCTCACCCCGAGGTGCTGGCGGCGTGGCTGACCGTCTACCGCGACCCCGGGCAATACTGGGAACTGTACGAACTCGCCGAGAAATTTCTCGACGTGGAGGACAACTTCCGCCGCTGGCGCTACAACCACCTCACGACGGTGGAGCGCACCATCGGCTTCAAGACGGGCAGCGGGGGCACGAGCGGCGCCGGGTACCTGCGGCGGGCGCTGGAGACGGTGCTGTTTCCCGAGCTGTGGCAGGTCCGCACCGAGCTGTGAGCCAGGAGGCCGCGATGGAGACCCGCCCCCCGCTTCCGCCCTTCACCCTCGAGACGGCGACCCGGAAGGTCCGCCTGGCCGAGGATGCCTGGAACAGCCGCGACCCCGCGCGGGTGGCGCTCGCCTACACGCTGGGGAGCCGCTGGCGCAACCGCTCGGAGTTCTTCACCGGGCGGGAGGCGATCACCGCCTTTCTGACCCGCAAGTGGGCGCGCGAACTGGACTACCGGCTCATCAAGGAGCTGTGGGCCTTCCACGGGCACCGCGTCGCCGTCCGCTTCTGCTACGAGTGGCACGACGAGGCGGGGCAGTGGACCCGCTCCTACGGCAACGAGCAATGGGAGTTCGACG
This sequence is a window from Deinococcus planocerae. Protein-coding genes within it:
- a CDS encoding glycine--tRNA ligase, which gives rise to MPAQSMEELVSLCKRRGFIFQGSEIYGGLQGFYDYGPLGVELKNNLKAAWWRTNVYERDDMEGLDASIIMHRLVLRHSGHEATFSDPMVDNKKNNKRYRLDHLVKDQKADVIARVADGIGESAENFPAVVAALVANPARASEALIAAGVRDPFSGEVGDWTAPKPFNMMFRTTIGPVADEDSYGYLRPETAQGIFTNFKNVVDSTSRRLPFGIAQIGKAFRNEITPRNFIFRVRELEQMEIEFFCVPGTDEDWHEKWLQARLAWWEAQGVPRGKIQILDVPKEDLAHYSKRTYDLMYDYPTLGYEEIEGIANRTDFDLGSHTKAQGELGLQARVEENLDSVAKLTIPHPETNKPVVPFVIEPSAGVDRAMLAVLSEAFTKETLENGNERIVLKLRPHLAPIKVAVIPLARNREEITSVAKAIKAELQGLGLGRVLYEDSGNIGKSYRRHDEVGTPYCVTVDFDTVGKGEDPSLTDTVTVRDRDTLGQERVKISELAGWIRERLR
- a CDS encoding DUF1272 domain-containing protein; this translates as MKAACEHCRTPLTADGEATICSFECTFCPACAEAMDHVCPNCGGELVTRPRRTRSLVSAAIGRFTRR
- the kynU gene encoding kynureninase; the protein is MTPDLATLRALDARDPLASKRGEFLIPGGVTYLDGNSLGVLPARVPERVEKVVREEWGQDLIRSWNTHGWINLPARVGARIARLIGADADEVVAADSTSVNLFKVLAAAIHVSAGRDPKRRVILADEGNFPTDLYIAQGLAGLVGEARAEVRLVSTDAIADAVTDDTAVVMLTQVDYRTGERHHLREMTRHVHERGALIIWDLAHSAGAFPVDLNGAGADFAVGCGYKYLNGGPGAPAFLYVARRHQPHAPNVLSGWMGHASPFEFTSRYTGASGIRQYQTGTPSILALSALDAALEVFEDVDLAQLRDKSLSLTRTFIDLMGPLCARHGFRLVTPEDDERRGSQVSYAHPHGYEVMQALIAAGVIGDFRAPDLLRFGFTPLYTSHEDVWHAVQTLDIIMREGRWQDARYAERNAVT
- a CDS encoding tryptophan 2,3-dioxygenase; this translates as MSHTPDPDSPERARADFTRSLSYGDYLHLDTLLSAHQPLTDAHDEHLFIAVHHVSEVWLHLINVELRAAMRDLEAGVVDAPLKGLTRVVRALEQLTQAWEVLKTMTPADYLQFRGAFGAASGFQSANYRTMEFLLGNRHAALLRPHAHRPDIHGPLEADFHAPSLYDLALRLLPERGLPIPDGVLHRDRTQPPTPHPEVLAAWLTVYRDPGQYWELYELAEKFLDVEDNFRRWRYNHLTTVERTIGFKTGSGGTSGAGYLRRALETVLFPELWQVRTEL
- a CDS encoding DUF1348 family protein, with protein sequence METRPPLPPFTLETATRKVRLAEDAWNSRDPARVALAYTLGSRWRNRSEFFTGREAITAFLTRKWARELDYRLIKELWAFHGHRVAVRFCYEWHDEAGQWTRSYGNEQWEFDDHGLMRRREASINDVSIAPEDRLFRWGAGPRPEDHPGLTELGL